One Malus sylvestris chromosome 14, drMalSylv7.2, whole genome shotgun sequence DNA segment encodes these proteins:
- the LOC126599368 gene encoding uncharacterized protein LOC126599368, which yields MAAAAAFRHLSLPPKLPTFPLPTTSLTKPRTLKLKITLCLTVKQSNDQGLATQNAAVDNLRVVFAAGGTAGHIYPAVAIADELQLTKPSTKILFLGAPNSMESTAVPSACYDFDTVPTAILHRPIFSPQNLLLPYNLIRSFVHSYSKLREFDPHIVISTGGYVSFSTGLAAKLIGAKLVIQEQNRVPGIANWVLSFFADIVFVVFNCTIDSFPSGRTKCVVCGNPLRLSLKKQVPKAAARGRFFPKAGGVEELEKAKVLLVLGGSLGANAINIALLNLYYQMLLENEDLFIIWQTGVEAHNEMESLVKNHRRLLLTPFLHSMELAYAAADLIVSRAGAMTCYEILATGKPSILIPSPNVAEGHQFKNASLMADLAGTRVITEDELDSTTLGSTIEEMLADESKMAELSERALKAANSNASVEIVQHVLSLVNLSTTREK from the exons ATGgccgccgccgccgccttccgccacctctctctccctcccaagCTCCCAACTTTCCCACTCCCCACCACTTCCTTAACAAAACCCAG GACCTTGAAGCTGAAGATCACCTTATGCCTCACCGTAAAGCAATCAAATGACCAGGGTCTCGCAACCCAAAACGCCGCCGTCGACAACCTCCGCGTGGTCTTCGCCGCAGGCGGCACCGCGGGCCACATATACCCGGCCGTCGCCATAGCCGATGAGCTCCAACTCACAAAGCCCTCCACCAAAATCCTATTTTTAGGCGCACCCAACAGCATGGAAAGCACCGCAGTACCCTCCGCCTGCTACGACTTCGACACCGTGCCTACCGCCATATTGCACCGCCCAATATTCTCCCCCCAGAACCTCCTCCTCCCCTACAATTTGATCAGGTCCTTCGTCCACAGCTACTCAAAGTTGCGCGAATTCGACCCCCATATCGTCATCAGCACCGGCGGGTACGTCTCCTTCTCTACAGGCTTGGCGGCGAAGCTGATTGGCGCCAAGCTTGTGATCCAAGAACAGAACCGCGTTCCGGGAATCGCCAATTGGGTTCTCTCATTTTTTGCAGATATTGTGTTTGTAGTTTTCAATTGCACCATTGATAGCTTCCCGAGTGGTAGGACTAAGTGTGTGGTTTGTGGGAATCCGTTGAGGCTGTCTTTGAAGAAGCAAGTGCCTAAAGCCGCGGCCAGGGGGCGGTTTTTCCCCAAGGCCGGCGGAGTTGAGGAGTTGGAGAAGGCTAAGGTTCTTTTGGTTCTTGGCGGGTCTTTGGGGGCAAATGCTATTAACATTGCTCTGCTGAATTTGTATTATCAGATGCTGCTGGAGAATGAGGACTTGTTTATCATATGGCAAACAGGTGTGGAGGCTCACAATGAGATGGAGAGCCTTGTGAAGAATCATCGCCGTTTGCTTTTGACTCC GTTCCTGCATTCGATGGAATTGGCATATGCAGCGGCGGACCTTATTGTTTCTAGAGCTGGTGCAATGACTTGCTATGAGATTTTGGCAACTGGGAAGCCTTCCATTCTG ATACCATCACCGAATGTTGCAGAAGGTCATCAATTCAAAAATGCTTCTTTAATGGCAGACTTAGCAGGTACAAGGGTTATAACAGAAGATGAACTTGATTCAACGACTCTTGGAAGTACAATTGAAGAGATGTTAG CGGACGAGAGTAAAATGGCAGAGTTGTCCGAGAGGGCTCTGAAAGCTGCAAACTCGAATGCATCTGTAGAGATTGTACAGCATGTTCTTTCTCTAGTCAACTTATCAACAACAAGGGAGAAGTAG